The Solicola gregarius DNA window TCGTGATGGTGCTCGAGGCGATCGTGCTCGTCGCGTGCACCCTGCTGTTCTCGATCCCGGCGGCGATCATCCTCGCCCTCACCGCGGGCGTGTGCGGCTCCCTCGGCAAGCTCAGCCTCGACGCGCTGATCCAGCGCGACATCTCAGAAGACGTACGTACGAGCGTGTTCGCGCGGTCCGAGACGCTGATGCAGCTGTCGTGGGTCGTCGGGGGCTTCGTCGGCATCCTCGCACCGCTCGACCCGCCACGCATCGGGCTGACGATCGCGTCGATCTGTGTGGTCGTGTGGACCGGGTTCGTCCTGTACGCGCGGGTCTCGTCGAGGCGCGCGGCGCATCCGTCGGCGCAGCAGGCGCCCGATGACCCGAATCCGACCCGGCGCGAGGCCAGGCCGGCGGACGCCACACGCGCCTACCCGGAGCCTCGGCACACCCATCCGGACGACCGGACGATCCCGCACGAGCCGATCCCGCCGGACGACCCGACGCTCCGCAACCGACCGGGTAGGCACGACCCGCCGCCCCCGCCGCCGACCGAGCCGCCATACAACGCCTAACCCTCGAACAGCGCCCCTACGAGTCGAGCTGGTCGGCGAGTGCGCGGAGCAGTGAGGCGGTCGGCTTCGCCGTTCGGGAGTCCGGGTGCCGGCCGTGCCGGTAGCCCTCGCCGAGGCCGTCGAGGAGACCGATCAGGTCTTCGACGATCACGACCATCTCCTCGGGCGGCTTACGACTCGCCCGCGCCTTCGCCTTCGCGACCGACGGCGGCTTGTCGAGAAGGCGTACCTGCAGGGCCTGGTCGCCCTTGCGTCCCTGCACGATGCCGAACTCGACCCGCGTGCCCGACTTCAGGGCCGTCACGTCCGACGGCAGCGCGTCGGACCGGACGAAGACGTCGCCGCCCTCGTCCTTGCTCAGGAAGCCGAAACCCTTGTCGGCGTCGTACCACTTCACCTTGCCAGTGGGCACGGGTGGCCTTTCGTCGTGATCGGATGCATTGGGCAAAGCCTAAGACACTGCCGCCCTCCGGTTCACGCGGTTAGATAGACGCTAGTCGTCGGTCCATGCATCCTCGCCGCGCCCGGCGAAGCCGTTGGGGTCGGCCGGCACCTCCAGCGTCGCCTCCGGCTCGAGGTCCACGGGGTCGTCGTCGAGCCGAGTGCCCTTGGCGGGCACGTCCTCCGCCGGCACGTCTTCTGCCGGCACGTCTTCTGCCGGCACGTCCTCGGCGGGCTCGCTCCGGGTGGCCTCCGAACGCGGGGTGCGGCGGTCGAACCGCACGTCCACCAGCTCGTAGCCCTTGTGCCGCTGTGCCCGCACGTAGCCGGCGTACGCGCGTTTGTCGGCCTCGGTGAGGTCGACGTTGTCGGTGAACGGGGTGAGCAGCGCGCGCGGGTAGAGGCGCTTGGCGAGTACGACGTTGATCTCGATCCCGAAGACGACGATGAACGCGCCGATGTAGATCAACCCGATGAGTCCGAGGACCAGCGCGAACGTACCGTTGACCTCGCTCGCCCCCTGGAGCACCTCGCGTACGTAGATCTCGCCGACTTGCTGCAGGAAGTGCCACGCGACCGCGACCGCGATCGCGCCGGGTGCGGCGCTGCGCAGGCGATGGTCGTACGCCGAGGCGAGCCTGAACAACGCGGTGAAGATGGACGCGAACAGCACCGTGGTCGCAACCGGGATCACCCAACCCGGCATCGACCCGATCGGGCCACCGAGCACATCGGAGTTGCGGGCGAACGTCGACCCGATCGCCGTCGCGAGCAGGGCGAGCCCGGCGATCAGCAGCAGGACGACGCTCTTGAGCCGCGAGACGATCGGGTTCGGCCGCGCGTTTCGCGGCACTGCCCATGCCACGTTGATCGCGTGCTGACCGGCCTGCGCGACCCCGAGTGAGCCGTACAACGCGACGAGCAGGCCGATCGTCACCGAGGCCGTGCTCCCGCTGAGCTCATCGGGTTGCGCGAGCCGGTCGCCGATCACCGGGAACTGGCCGAGTGCGGAGTTGAAGATCTCGTCGCGAAGGGCGTCGTCGCCCTGCAGGAAAAGGCCCAGCAGCGATGTGCCCAGGAGGAGCAGCGGGAAGATCGCGATGAATGCGTAGTACGTGATCATCGCCGCGAGATAGTTGCCCTGGTCGTCGCCGAACTTGTAGATGACGGCGATCGGATAGCCGAGCACGGCATGACGGCGCTGGAAGCCGTCGATCCGCTCGGTCAGGGTGGACACGCGGATACGCTATCTGCTATCGCTCGCGCCGCGCCGGGTACGCGCCCGCGCGACCCGTCGAGCTACGCGGTCGAGCCCGCCGCCGCGGGGTCGATGCCGAGCCGCTCGAGCGACTCCTTGCGCATCTGCACCTTGCGTACCTTGCCGGTGACAGTCATCGGGAACTGGTCGACCGTCAGGACGTATCGAGGGACCTTGTGCCGGGCGAGTCTGCCCTCGCAGAAGGCAGCGAGGGCCTCGGCGTCGAGCGACGAAGCGCCGGCACGCAACTGCACCCACGCACACAGCTCCTCGCCGTACTTCTCATCGGGTACGCCGACCACCTGCACGTCGGTGATGTCGGGATGTGTGTACAGGAACTCCTCGATCTCGCGCGGGTAGAGGTTCTCACCGCCGCGGATGACCATGTCCTTGATCCGGCCGACTATTTGTGCGTACCCGTCGTCGCGCATCTCCGCGAGGTCGCCGGTGTGCATCCAGCGCGCGTCGTCGATCGCCCCGCGCGTCTTCGCAGCGCCCTCGTCGTCATGGAGGGGCCAGTAGCCCAGCATGACCGAGTAGCCACGGGTGCAGAACTCCCCAGACGCCCCGCGCTCGACGGTCAGGCCGGAGACCGGGTCGATGATCTTGACCTCGACATGCGGGTGCACGCGTCCGACGGTCGCGGTACGTCGCTCGACATCGTCGTCGGGGCGGGTCTGCATCGATACCGGCGATGTCTCCGTCATGCCGTACGCGATGGACACCTGCTCCATGTGCATGTCGGTCATGCAGCGCTTCATCACCTCGACCGGGCAGGGCGAGCCGGCCATGATGCCCGTGCGTAGCGTCGACAGGTCGTACGACGCGAAATCCGGATGGTTCACCTCGGCGATGAACATCGTCGGTACGCCGTACAGCGCGGTGCACTGCTCGTCCTGCACCGCCTGCAGCGTCGCGGCCGGGTCGAAAGCGGGTGCAGGTATCACCATCGTCGCTCCGTGGGTCGTGCAGCCGAGGTTGCCCATCACCATGCCGAAACAGTGGTAGAAGGGGACCGGGATGCACAGCCGGTCGCGCTCGGTGAACTCGATCGTGTCGGTGACGAAGAACCCGTTGTTCAGGATGTTGTGGTGACTGAGCGTCGCACCCTTCGGGTAGCCGGTCGTACCGGAGGTGTACTGGATGTTGATCGGATCGTCGGTGCTCAGCTCGGACATGCGGTTGCGCAGTGCGTCGCGATCGTGCCTCTCCCCTGCCGCCACCAGCTCTGCCCAGTCGTCGCCGCCGATGTGGATCACCGTCTCGAGGTGGCCGCACTCGGGGCGTACCTCGTCGACCATCGCCGCGTAGTCGCTGGTCTTGAACACCGAAGCGGTGATCAGCATCCGCATGCCCGACTGGTTGATCGCGTACGACAGCTCGTGCGTGCGGTACGCCGGGTTGACGTTGACCAGGATCGCACCGACCTTCGCGGTCGCGTACTGCGCGATGGTCCACTCCGCGCAGTTCGGTGACCAGATGCCGATGCGGTCGCCCTTGGCGATGCCGCGGGCCAGGAGACCCAGTGCGAACGCGTCGACGTCGGCATTGAACTCGGCGTACGTCCAGCGGCGCCCGCTCTGCACCTCGACGAGTGCCTCGCGGTCACCGTGCGTCGCGACCGTGCGTTCGAGGTTGCCCCCGATCGTGTCGCCCAGCAAGGGGACTTCGGACGTTCCGGACACGTACGACAAGGAGCTCATATGCCGCAGGTTAACCGTTACGGCCGCCGCATGGGAGCCCTCTGCGCGCGTGCTCGGATCGCCCGCAGCCACACGCGTCGGATCACCGCGCTACCGACCCGAATGCCGACCCAGTACGCGGCGAACACGCGTCTCGACCGGGCGTCCGTGCTGCACACGCGGGTCTCGGTGGTGAGGTAGCCGTCGACGCTGCGGAAGTTGAACGCGATCTTCACGTGCCCCGGATCGGAGTCGGCCCGGAACGTCTCGACGGTCTGCGGGCCGGGATGCGAGGCGCCCCGCCGGGTCCGTTCGACCCTGACGATCAGCATCTCCTCGTCGGTGCGGTCGACCAGCTCGAACCCGTACGAGGTGAACCAGCCGAGCAGCGGGTCGTCTCCGGACAAACCGTCCCGCCCCAGACCACGCACCTTCATCAGGGCCTTGAATACCGGCACCTCACTCCACGTGAGCTCCTCGATCGCGCGGAACAGCTCTTCGACCGGCGCGTCGGTCGCGATCCGGTGTATCTCACGCTTGTCCCATCGCGGCATCGCCTCGTCAAGCAGCATGGGAGCTCACCTCCGGCGCGCGCTGGGCGGCGTACGCGGCGGAGAACGCCAGGGCCGCCTGCGGCCAGAACAGCCAGAACCCGCTCACCGGTATGAAGTAGACGAGCGCAGCGAACGCCACGAGGTACCAACCCAGGAAGGCCGGCACCTCGCCCGTACGCGCATGGTGCCGGGTGACCAGCTGGCCGACGAGCAGCATCGGAATGCCCGCGACCAGGAACCAGAACCACGACTCCCTGGTCGCCGAGCCGCTTTCGGCGCTGCCGATGCCGTCGGTGATCAGCGCGGCGACGCTGTCCCAACCGGCGACGACGCCGTACGCCAGATGAATGATGCCAGTCGCGATGAGCAACGGGCCGCAGAGCCTGCCCGCGCGGCGGGAGGCCGCGGCACCGCGTCCGCCCCAGGTATCCCACATTCCGACCGACCCCCATCGACTTCCATACACCTCTGTATGGAAGTGACCATACAGTACTGTACGGACATGTCAAGAGGTCAGGTTTCCCGCCAGGACTGGCTGAATGCCGCGCTCGACGCACTCGCGGACGGCGGAGTCGCGGCCGTGCGGGTCGACGTGCTCGCACGCCGACTCGGCATGACGCGCGGCAGCTTCTACTGGCACTTCAAGGACCGAGACGCGCTCGTCGCCGCCGCGCTCGAGGAGTGGGAGCTGGTGTGCACGACGCGCACGATCGAGCAGCTCGAGACGATCGCCGATCCGGGCGAACGCCTTCGTACGCTGCTGACGCACGCTCTCGACATCGAGGCGCTCTCCCGGCTCGAGCCCGCAATCGTGGCGCATGCCGGCGACCCGGTCGTCGCACCGATCCTGCGCCGGGTCACCGAGCGCCGCGTCGACTTCCTTGCGGAGGTCTACGCCGAGCTCGGGTACGACCGCGGCGATGCCCGACACCAGGCCCTCGTCGCGTACGCCGCGTACACCGGATGGCTACAGCTGCGCAGCACGGCTCCCGACGTACTCCCCGAGCTCGCCGACGCGGGCCGCACGGGCGAGGTGGCACGCGCCTATCTCGCCGACCGATTGATCTCGCGCCCCGTGTCGCGGTGATCTGGACGCGGTGGCCGTGAGGTGATGGACCGTGAGCGGAACGGGCGTACTATGAGCGGGGTCGCACAGCGATTCAAGAGTCCACATTGACACGGGGCACCCGAAAGGACGTCATGCATGGTGTTGCGCGCCGTTGCCGCTGCCGCCCCTAACCACGGAAGTCGCTCGACCGCGCTGCCCTCGCCACCGGCCGTCTGGCACACCTCGGAGTGCTGGCTGGCGTACGACGAGGCGGCGAAGGCCGGCTTCGTCAGCGCGATCTCGCAGCCGACGAGCGAGTACGCCCTCTGGGTGACCGACGTCGGCAGGTCGATCCTGGTCGACGGCGCCGAGGGCCGGGAGAAGTGGGGCATCGGATACCGCACCTGCATCGAGGTCAACCGCGCCAGCGAGCGCTCGAGCCGGGCGGCCATCGCGGCCGCCGTGCAGCTCGGTCAGCAGGACGCCCACGCGCGGCTCGAGGTGATCGGCTACACCGGCTCACGGGCCTGGGACGTCCGCTACACCCCGCGCAGGTTCGACCTCGCCGCCCACGAGGACCTCGAGCGCGCGATCGGCGATGCGCACCGCATCCTCGCGGAGGCATCCGCCGCCGAGCTGCTGCCGGTGTTGCTCGCCCGCGAGGAGCCGTCGTACGAGGACTCCACCTACGTCCCGATGAGCATCGGCGTGCCGTCCGACGCCGCCGAGCTGGCCGCCGACCACGTCGACGAGTCGATCCTGCTGGTCGGGCTGATCCACGGTGTCGCACAGGGCCAGCGCATCGTCGATGCCGCGAACCATCTACGCAACCGCAGTGACCAGCCGACCGACCGCATCCAGCGGCTCGCGACGGCGGTGTACGAGTTGATGGGCCACAACGACGGCGTGCCGTCGGCCGAAGCCGTACGCCGCGCGCGCGGTGCTCTGCAGCCGTTGCAGTAGCTCTCGGCTCGAATTCGGCACCACGCTGTCGTACGGTCCGTTGTGGAGGTGTTCTCGGATGCCCGGACTCGGAGGAGCGGTTCGTCGCGTTATGCGACGCTCCGTACGACAGCAGATGCGCAAGCAGCGGCAGGAAAAACGCCGCGAGGCCAAGCGCCAGCAACGCCCGCGCTGAGCGGCGAGCTGCTCAGCGCTGGGTGCCGATGTCGAGGGTGACACCGCCACAGCCGGCGAGGTAGGTGTGCGTACGCCGCGCGATCGGCAGCGGTACGTCGGGCTCGCAGGGGTACATGTCCTGCTCGACGATCGCGTACAGGTCGCGACCGAGGGCACCGGCCGCCTGCAACACCGGCTCCATCGGCGGCTCGCCCGTCGGCGGCTCGACCATCACCCCGCGGCGTACCGCCTCGGGGAACGACAGGTCCTCCGCCTCGACCTGCGCGACGATCGCCGGGTCGACCTGCTTGAG harbors:
- a CDS encoding TetR/AcrR family transcriptional regulator, with amino-acid sequence MSRGQVSRQDWLNAALDALADGGVAAVRVDVLARRLGMTRGSFYWHFKDRDALVAAALEEWELVCTTRTIEQLETIADPGERLRTLLTHALDIEALSRLEPAIVAHAGDPVVAPILRRVTERRVDFLAEVYAELGYDRGDARHQALVAYAAYTGWLQLRSTAPDVLPELADAGRTGEVARAYLADRLISRPVSR
- a CDS encoding cold-shock protein; this translates as MPTGKVKWYDADKGFGFLSKDEGGDVFVRSDALPSDVTALKSGTRVEFGIVQGRKGDQALQVRLLDKPPSVAKAKARASRKPPEEMVVIVEDLIGLLDGLGEGYRHGRHPDSRTAKPTASLLRALADQLDS
- a CDS encoding YihY/virulence factor BrkB family protein — its product is MSTLTERIDGFQRRHAVLGYPIAVIYKFGDDQGNYLAAMITYYAFIAIFPLLLLGTSLLGLFLQGDDALRDEIFNSALGQFPVIGDRLAQPDELSGSTASVTIGLLVALYGSLGVAQAGQHAINVAWAVPRNARPNPIVSRLKSVVLLLIAGLALLATAIGSTFARNSDVLGGPIGSMPGWVIPVATTVLFASIFTALFRLASAYDHRLRSAAPGAIAVAVAWHFLQQVGEIYVREVLQGASEVNGTFALVLGLIGLIYIGAFIVVFGIEINVVLAKRLYPRALLTPFTDNVDLTEADKRAYAGYVRAQRHKGYELVDVRFDRRTPRSEATRSEPAEDVPAEDVPAEDVPAEDVPAKGTRLDDDPVDLEPEATLEVPADPNGFAGRGEDAWTDD
- a CDS encoding DUF6463 family protein — encoded protein: MYGSRWGSVGMWDTWGGRGAAASRRAGRLCGPLLIATGIIHLAYGVVAGWDSVAALITDGIGSAESGSATRESWFWFLVAGIPMLLVGQLVTRHHARTGEVPAFLGWYLVAFAALVYFIPVSGFWLFWPQAALAFSAAYAAQRAPEVSSHAA
- a CDS encoding AMP-binding protein; the encoded protein is MSSLSYVSGTSEVPLLGDTIGGNLERTVATHGDREALVEVQSGRRWTYAEFNADVDAFALGLLARGIAKGDRIGIWSPNCAEWTIAQYATAKVGAILVNVNPAYRTHELSYAINQSGMRMLITASVFKTSDYAAMVDEVRPECGHLETVIHIGGDDWAELVAAGERHDRDALRNRMSELSTDDPINIQYTSGTTGYPKGATLSHHNILNNGFFVTDTIEFTERDRLCIPVPFYHCFGMVMGNLGCTTHGATMVIPAPAFDPAATLQAVQDEQCTALYGVPTMFIAEVNHPDFASYDLSTLRTGIMAGSPCPVEVMKRCMTDMHMEQVSIAYGMTETSPVSMQTRPDDDVERRTATVGRVHPHVEVKIIDPVSGLTVERGASGEFCTRGYSVMLGYWPLHDDEGAAKTRGAIDDARWMHTGDLAEMRDDGYAQIVGRIKDMVIRGGENLYPREIEEFLYTHPDITDVQVVGVPDEKYGEELCAWVQLRAGASSLDAEALAAFCEGRLARHKVPRYVLTVDQFPMTVTGKVRKVQMRKESLERLGIDPAAAGSTA